The following proteins are co-located in the Paenibacillus sp. FSL H8-0079 genome:
- a CDS encoding M23 family metallopeptidase gives MIPISDEVMNVLSQRLKLGEGALPNIRVEVDRLAFIPGRTEEFRHIVTEQVPIISTESVWVDESSNGIYNGSTQANTQEIFFPVKGKTFFTIKVTDNFGAARDGGSRSHRGIDLFDEIGTPILAAWSGKVVRISQNKTEGAGNAVNIRHANGVITKYFHLKEILCSVDDEVAQGAVIGTLGNTGGVYTGGHKVSAAERAAGKGRHLHFEIWEGVNPTTRTGEGGKAVNPELYFKGQRKLHGNAKTTFTDVKPVQVEGYPGEIKLNEKFDKRNWHEKNVYTTGLKFLDYAKIESGWTMFDSGGKLLYTFEGKAAVAEFEINVTKLSMPTQGLLSIGMGTNFSEAEGDSFAVVIDGKTYAYVNKFNGAYDLTKLTELNNIVVPAKAKSIKIKVTYGGKQNPTIPTGSVPASSKKYKKFAIDYIRIQELLPAPLKNQKSEEGLDPSKGYYQTNSYGDFINNRRTETDVIQVGSFVYMDTQVLHNIISAEIDDQFDSEAREARLTISNPRGFFSPDYNPAHFPELGGVPSPWSYFANGFHIGVLSENTPIRIYMGYGQHMMRVFTGLIDKVDINGEGSTLEITARDMYKRIIEKVISEKKAYPEVDEIDNVPDPLPSAAVGTDRTSSIIQAAQAQAATYGVPDHKFLLAICRHETVLGTQGKGKDENGSFILGYGCPSTSACNPLYKGIQEQMKRGAERMSRALASRGKKVTSKADVLYFHNGGDIAPMTWSQDRENWVDKVWTNYQEMLADPASWTITATSTPAVTPTPAQPVEFEKPAWVKSTVVLDLVKHAGMVGWRATSEDRSYPDYVIDETYLIEVNQKTGRVIVPVPGQEGEFEVKDASTVLTPNGWLNPFIEEYGRTFEQWSAKVTEAVQEVISEIPYRSYCDRYGTYRLERLNYDKSVVAEFSENDNLISITKSTDWSRGRSHIVVIDSNDSQSSFVDKEILLELKGEIRTMVLAVPWAKTVEAKRQVAERAFFDMKRMCRTLQVSIPANPALDLLDNVIVTDKTTTTRAVYTIKSIKTSYSVDRGMLQVIDMMWARKGVMV, from the coding sequence ATGATTCCAATTTCGGATGAGGTTATGAATGTGCTATCCCAGCGTCTGAAGCTGGGGGAAGGGGCGCTTCCCAATATCCGTGTCGAAGTAGATCGGTTAGCATTTATCCCTGGACGGACGGAAGAGTTCAGGCATATTGTAACCGAGCAGGTACCCATCATCAGTACAGAATCCGTGTGGGTGGATGAGTCGAGTAATGGTATATATAACGGTTCGACTCAAGCGAATACCCAGGAGATTTTTTTTCCGGTTAAGGGTAAAACATTTTTCACGATTAAAGTTACAGATAATTTTGGTGCAGCCAGAGATGGCGGTTCTCGAAGTCATCGAGGCATCGATTTGTTTGATGAGATTGGAACGCCAATTCTGGCTGCTTGGTCAGGAAAGGTAGTTCGAATATCCCAGAATAAAACAGAAGGTGCTGGTAATGCCGTAAATATAAGACATGCCAATGGTGTAATCACCAAGTATTTTCATCTGAAAGAAATTCTCTGTTCGGTGGATGATGAAGTAGCTCAAGGTGCTGTCATTGGAACACTAGGCAATACGGGCGGTGTATATACCGGTGGGCATAAGGTTTCCGCGGCTGAACGTGCAGCGGGCAAGGGAAGACATCTACATTTTGAAATTTGGGAAGGAGTCAATCCAACAACGAGAACTGGAGAAGGTGGTAAGGCAGTTAATCCTGAATTGTATTTCAAGGGACAGCGCAAGTTGCACGGAAATGCGAAAACAACATTTACTGATGTAAAGCCGGTTCAAGTCGAAGGTTATCCCGGAGAGATTAAACTGAATGAGAAGTTCGACAAACGAAACTGGCATGAGAAAAACGTTTATACAACCGGATTGAAATTTTTGGATTATGCCAAGATTGAATCGGGCTGGACTATGTTTGATTCAGGAGGCAAGTTGCTGTATACGTTTGAAGGCAAAGCTGCTGTAGCTGAATTCGAGATTAACGTAACGAAACTGAGTATGCCGACGCAAGGGCTGCTTAGTATTGGAATGGGGACTAATTTTAGTGAAGCGGAAGGGGATTCTTTCGCTGTGGTGATTGATGGTAAAACGTATGCCTATGTCAATAAGTTTAACGGGGCATATGATCTTACCAAACTCACGGAATTAAATAATATCGTGGTTCCTGCAAAAGCCAAGAGTATCAAAATTAAGGTGACGTATGGGGGCAAACAAAACCCCACTATCCCAACCGGGTCTGTTCCTGCTTCGAGTAAGAAGTATAAAAAGTTCGCCATCGATTATATTCGCATACAAGAGTTGTTGCCTGCTCCGTTGAAGAATCAAAAGAGTGAAGAAGGGCTCGATCCGTCTAAAGGATATTATCAAACGAACAGCTACGGAGATTTTATCAATAATAGAAGGACAGAGACGGATGTTATTCAGGTCGGGTCTTTTGTCTATATGGACACGCAGGTTCTTCATAATATCATTAGTGCCGAAATCGATGATCAGTTTGATTCTGAAGCCCGGGAGGCACGGCTGACCATCTCGAATCCGAGAGGATTCTTCTCCCCCGATTATAATCCTGCTCACTTTCCTGAGCTTGGGGGCGTACCGTCTCCATGGTCTTATTTCGCAAACGGATTCCATATCGGGGTTCTGAGTGAAAACACACCGATACGCATATATATGGGATATGGTCAGCACATGATGCGGGTATTTACGGGACTGATTGACAAGGTGGATATCAATGGCGAAGGCTCCACGCTAGAGATCACGGCTCGAGATATGTACAAGCGTATTATCGAGAAAGTCATTTCTGAGAAAAAAGCCTATCCAGAGGTAGATGAGATTGATAATGTGCCAGATCCATTGCCGTCTGCAGCAGTTGGCACGGACCGGACATCATCCATTATTCAGGCTGCACAGGCCCAAGCTGCGACGTATGGTGTACCTGATCATAAGTTTTTGCTTGCGATATGCAGGCATGAGACCGTTCTCGGAACACAAGGTAAGGGCAAAGATGAGAACGGCAGCTTTATTCTTGGATATGGTTGCCCTAGTACAAGTGCTTGCAATCCTCTTTACAAGGGAATTCAGGAGCAGATGAAGCGCGGAGCAGAACGGATGTCCAGAGCACTGGCTTCCAGAGGGAAAAAAGTGACTTCAAAAGCCGATGTACTTTATTTCCACAATGGAGGAGACATTGCTCCGATGACCTGGAGTCAGGATCGGGAGAATTGGGTGGACAAGGTATGGACCAATTATCAGGAGATGCTTGCAGACCCAGCAAGCTGGACCATTACAGCAACCTCCACTCCCGCAGTTACACCAACACCAGCTCAGCCTGTAGAATTTGAAAAGCCGGCCTGGGTCAAATCAACGGTTGTACTAGATCTGGTTAAACATGCAGGTATGGTGGGTTGGAGGGCAACCAGTGAGGATCGCTCTTATCCTGACTACGTGATTGACGAGACCTATCTGATTGAGGTGAACCAGAAGACGGGTAGGGTCATTGTCCCGGTACCAGGTCAAGAAGGTGAGTTTGAAGTTAAGGATGCAAGTACAGTGCTGACACCGAACGGATGGCTTAATCCATTTATTGAGGAGTATGGCAGGACGTTTGAGCAATGGTCAGCCAAAGTTACGGAGGCCGTACAGGAGGTGATCTCGGAGATTCCGTATCGAAGCTACTGTGACCGTTATGGTACATACCGATTGGAGCGCCTGAATTATGACAAATCGGTCGTGGCAGAGTTTTCCGAGAATGACAATCTGATCTCCATTACCAAATCCACGGATTGGTCCAGAGGAAGAAGCCACATTGTTGTTATCGACTCGAATGATAGTCAGAGCAGTTTCGTAGACAAGGAGATTTTGCTCGAACTCAAAGGAGAGATCCGAACCATGGTGCTGGCCGTTCCTTGGGCGAAGACGGTTGAAGCCAAAAGACAGGTGGCAGAGCGAGCTTTTTTTGATATGAAACGGATGTGCCGTACGCTACAGGTATCCATACCTGCGAATCCTGCGCTTGATCTGCTCGACAACGTCATTGTGACGGATAAAACGACCACCACACGAGCTGTATATACGATTAAAAGTATTAAAACCAGTTATTCGGTTGACCGTGGCATGTTACAGGTCATTGATATGATGTGGGCAAGAAAGGGAGTGATGGTGTAA
- a CDS encoding S-layer homology domain-containing protein, which translates to MTQQDPFGLVNDRYKRKLLVDTGMKFEPVNGRIIDPYSSPSPNPQVREIKMINAPSHFHQMGVSSYKAIINILFKDKQSYHDYAMYVGWTHKFYDEKGNIYVGVVESIKVDPIFYHQDTMDKDQKGYKVELTMTLIKKDGYDRKSAIQFQDLQTTEGKDHWARDSIERMADLGLTVVTQLDGTPILYFRPENYITRAEFVTFLMRTKRLLERTIRE; encoded by the coding sequence ATGACTCAGCAAGACCCGTTTGGCTTAGTTAATGACCGGTATAAAAGAAAGCTGTTAGTAGATACAGGCATGAAGTTCGAGCCAGTGAACGGAAGAATTATTGATCCGTACTCTTCACCTTCGCCCAATCCGCAAGTGAGGGAAATTAAAATGATTAATGCTCCCTCGCATTTTCATCAGATGGGCGTATCTTCGTACAAGGCGATCATTAACATCCTGTTTAAAGATAAGCAATCCTATCACGACTACGCCATGTACGTAGGCTGGACACACAAATTTTATGATGAGAAGGGCAATATCTATGTTGGTGTAGTAGAATCCATCAAAGTGGACCCTATTTTCTACCATCAGGATACGATGGATAAAGATCAGAAGGGGTACAAGGTCGAATTGACCATGACCCTGATCAAAAAAGATGGATATGACCGTAAGAGTGCAATACAGTTTCAGGATTTACAGACGACCGAAGGGAAGGATCACTGGGCAAGAGATTCCATTGAACGCATGGCTGATTTGGGGCTGACGGTTGTAACACAATTGGATGGCACCCCAATTCTATATTTCAGACCGGAAAACTATATAACCAGAGCAGAGTTTGTTACTTTCCTGATGCGCACCAAGCGTCTGCTGGAACGAACAATTCGAGAGTAG
- a CDS encoding glycosyltransferase translates to MLNWLLRRKKRENPVFESLEMTIVYPPALDWNLLFQRPQQLMTAFSKIPGIRAIFINEETYRKQSRPIERLNEDLFLVQKGVNYDHLVKGKKVLWFSNPGQYNYSNGRKFDFTVFDYLDNSADEFAVWKSYIPKCFDRADLIATTAKVMYEAHKHDGKPIFMCPNGADVHHFEKARAVLPKPADFPDVHDGQKIVGFHGAMASWVDYSLITAIADKGYRVVLIGNNALYQKNIVHPNVTCLPHKDYKVLPAYIAQFDVCIVPFKLTEMIRGCDPIKYYEYLSAGKPVLTTRMEEIVHKYSDVTYFMDQHNCGLMLEKAIRENSASKIAARVRVAKSNSWDGRALDAVKMINQVMGGRKNEKDI, encoded by the coding sequence TTGCTCAATTGGCTGCTTCGTAGAAAGAAACGAGAAAATCCGGTTTTTGAAAGTTTAGAAATGACCATTGTCTACCCGCCCGCCCTTGACTGGAACCTCTTGTTCCAACGTCCTCAGCAATTGATGACCGCCTTCTCCAAAATTCCAGGTATACGGGCTATCTTTATCAATGAAGAAACGTACAGAAAGCAGAGCCGCCCGATTGAAAGGTTAAATGAGGATCTGTTCCTTGTGCAAAAAGGTGTGAACTACGATCACCTGGTCAAAGGAAAGAAGGTACTCTGGTTCTCGAATCCAGGTCAGTACAATTATTCGAATGGAAGGAAGTTTGATTTTACCGTATTTGATTACCTTGATAATTCGGCTGACGAGTTTGCTGTGTGGAAATCCTATATCCCGAAATGTTTTGACCGTGCGGATCTTATTGCTACGACTGCCAAGGTGATGTATGAAGCCCACAAACATGACGGCAAACCGATTTTTATGTGCCCGAACGGGGCAGATGTTCATCATTTTGAGAAAGCACGGGCAGTTCTACCCAAACCGGCGGACTTTCCCGATGTTCATGATGGGCAAAAGATCGTGGGTTTCCATGGGGCAATGGCATCGTGGGTGGATTATTCACTGATTACCGCTATTGCAGATAAAGGTTATCGTGTCGTTCTAATTGGAAACAATGCCCTCTATCAAAAAAATATTGTGCATCCCAATGTGACTTGTCTTCCGCACAAAGATTACAAAGTGCTTCCCGCCTACATTGCCCAATTTGATGTCTGTATCGTTCCATTCAAGCTGACAGAGATGATCCGTGGCTGCGATCCAATCAAATATTACGAATACTTGTCTGCGGGCAAGCCTGTGTTGACGACTCGTATGGAGGAAATTGTTCATAAATACAGCGATGTAACTTACTTTATGGATCAGCATAATTGTGGATTGATGTTGGAGAAAGCGATTCGTGAGAATAGTGCTTCCAAAATTGCAGCACGAGTAAGAGTGGCAAAGTCTAATAGCTGGGATGGCAGGGCACTGGATGCAGTGAAGATGATTAATCAGGTCATGGGAGGCAGAAAAAATGAAAAAGATATTTAA
- a CDS encoding GT-D fold domain-containing glycosyltransferase, with product MLGSVELIRNWFQMASDGEAHASVRFGDASNTILAHDTVLTMDFIKSHYGWLNDPTYCGITLPNASAREIIVHCLRKADYVGHLIQTDHWYFKPLFDMCLAYYKVEPKETFYAFENNYIARFKLFYETFKNMPILICGAKAEQYREVLERRYGWTSIVGTVDCPSWSHVSTASKQMEHIYQQTPWKLALVCAGAPGKVLAIKAKKLQTVGVDFGSGADVAIQADIENLNAWDYNGFPDYWEGRPKK from the coding sequence ATGCTCGGAAGTGTCGAATTAATCCGTAACTGGTTCCAAATGGCCTCTGATGGAGAAGCCCATGCTTCTGTTCGATTTGGAGATGCTTCCAATACCATTCTGGCTCACGATACCGTTCTAACTATGGATTTCATTAAGTCTCATTACGGCTGGTTGAACGATCCCACCTACTGTGGCATAACCTTACCCAATGCGAGTGCGAGAGAAATTATCGTACACTGCCTGCGAAAAGCGGATTACGTCGGACATCTGATTCAGACAGATCACTGGTATTTCAAGCCGTTGTTCGATATGTGTCTTGCATATTACAAGGTTGAACCCAAGGAAACCTTCTATGCTTTTGAGAATAATTACATCGCCCGATTCAAGTTATTCTATGAAACATTCAAGAATATGCCTATTCTAATCTGCGGAGCCAAGGCCGAGCAATATCGAGAAGTTCTGGAGCGGAGATACGGGTGGACAAGCATCGTGGGAACGGTGGACTGCCCCTCGTGGTCTCATGTGAGCACGGCATCCAAACAAATGGAACATATATACCAACAGACACCGTGGAAGCTCGCTCTGGTGTGCGCAGGTGCACCCGGTAAAGTACTCGCTATTAAGGCGAAAAAACTGCAAACCGTGGGTGTGGATTTCGGCTCTGGAGCAGATGTTGCCATTCAAGCTGACATCGAAAATCTGAATGCCTGGGATTACAACGGATTTCCCGACTATTGGGAAGGCAGACCCAAAAAATGA
- a CDS encoding N-acetylmuramoyl-L-alanine amidase — translation MIQITKDYIPVNKYSRAGLKLKAKRGIVMHYTASPGAPAKNISKYFASLAQQDSNKAVQGRYASAHFSVDRTSIYNSLPDDELAYHCGSATYTKEALAKLGTYPNNSTVGIEMCIEKDGSIHEDTFNNVVDLAVYLIRERGFPPVFFTHKEVVGWKECPLPWIKQPSEYERFKQAVHTKLNPLQEIAVMEDDDMNTVLDYAQWAWNELDQYIGDAYNDKVIDDWAWVEKARKKKLTYGELLLLKVLIDERRRKKSLT, via the coding sequence ATGATACAGATCACCAAGGATTACATACCTGTTAATAAATACAGTCGAGCCGGACTGAAATTAAAAGCGAAACGTGGAATTGTGATGCATTATACGGCTTCTCCCGGAGCGCCCGCGAAGAACATTAGCAAATACTTTGCAAGTTTGGCACAGCAAGATTCCAATAAAGCAGTGCAAGGCCGTTATGCAAGCGCACATTTCTCGGTAGATCGAACATCGATATATAACAGTCTACCGGATGATGAACTGGCCTACCACTGCGGGAGCGCAACATACACGAAGGAAGCGCTAGCCAAGCTTGGGACATATCCAAACAATAGTACAGTGGGCATTGAGATGTGCATTGAAAAGGATGGCAGTATCCATGAAGATACATTCAATAACGTTGTAGACCTCGCGGTATACCTCATCAGGGAACGGGGCTTCCCACCCGTTTTCTTCACACATAAAGAAGTGGTTGGATGGAAGGAATGCCCACTCCCATGGATTAAACAACCAAGTGAATATGAAAGATTTAAGCAAGCAGTACATACAAAATTAAACCCGCTGCAAGAAATAGCAGTCATGGAGGATGATGATATGAATACCGTTCTGGATTACGCACAATGGGCCTGGAATGAACTTGATCAGTACATCGGAGATGCCTACAACGACAAAGTAATTGACGATTGGGCATGGGTAGAGAAGGCACGTAAGAAGAAGTTGACTTATGGAGAGTTATTGTTGCTGAAGGTCTTAATTGATGAGCGCAGACGCAAAAAAAGCCTGACCTAA
- a CDS encoding phage holin family protein — translation MHRDTVFMVLFGWLLSAVVYLVGGIDHLFIAVTIFVGLDYITGVLSAWYRKELSSRVGWWGLARKSLTFVFVIIAHQLDMVAGNSNDFMRDAMLMFIIGTEGISILENLGKLGLPVPKFITSALFKLRGNEDQVEDKEKMS, via the coding sequence ATGCACAGAGACACCGTTTTTATGGTTTTGTTTGGCTGGCTGCTATCGGCAGTCGTGTATTTGGTAGGAGGAATTGATCACCTGTTTATTGCAGTGACCATCTTTGTGGGGCTGGATTACATCACAGGGGTGCTGTCTGCATGGTATAGGAAGGAGTTATCCAGTAGGGTTGGATGGTGGGGGCTTGCTCGTAAGTCATTGACATTTGTCTTTGTCATTATTGCACATCAACTGGATATGGTTGCAGGCAATTCAAATGATTTTATGAGAGATGCGATGTTAATGTTCATCATTGGTACCGAAGGAATCAGTATATTGGAGAACCTGGGGAAACTAGGCCTGCCTGTACCGAAGTTTATCACTTCAGCTCTCTTTAAGCTTCGAGGTAATGAAGATCAAGTTGAAGACAAGGAGAAGATGTCATGA
- the ytfJ gene encoding GerW family sporulation protein translates to MSDHPIQGLMETAMENIKAMVDVNTIVGDAVETPDGTVILPISKVGFGFAAGGSDFNVNEGSSGKSGATGTSTEHASSAKVASPFGGGSGGGVSIRPIAFLVVGKQGVHIVPLDNSTHLFEKLIDSTPYVLDRIQGMFQRNTTTPTNTTGVPVTPDPSTYS, encoded by the coding sequence ATGTCAGATCATCCAATTCAAGGCTTAATGGAAACTGCTATGGAAAATATCAAGGCCATGGTGGATGTCAATACAATTGTTGGCGATGCAGTCGAAACACCAGATGGTACCGTGATTCTGCCGATCAGTAAGGTAGGATTCGGGTTCGCTGCTGGTGGCAGTGATTTTAACGTCAATGAAGGAAGTAGTGGCAAAAGTGGTGCTACAGGTACATCAACTGAACATGCTAGTTCAGCTAAAGTTGCTTCTCCGTTTGGCGGTGGTAGTGGTGGTGGTGTATCCATTCGTCCTATCGCGTTCCTGGTCGTAGGCAAACAGGGCGTGCACATCGTACCACTCGATAATTCAACACATCTATTTGAGAAACTCATTGACTCCACCCCTTATGTTCTCGACAGAATTCAGGGTATGTTCCAACGCAATACAACAACGCCAACGAATACAACAGGTGTACCTGTTACACCAGATCCATCAACCTATAGCTGA
- a CDS encoding DUF2953 domain-containing protein → MWIWLGGIGLLFALLIAAVLISNVHVHFTFSKHKSDDYANINVRLLYGIVRINYEIPSIVFRNMKEGFLVKTEQSMNHSRGEAQGSEQVNKRKVKKWAKDVKVMLRATDALKLWLKQTLTRVHMTQLSWSTHIGVGDAAYTAVLTGWVWSIKSIIIGFLTYQIRFDETPVLQVMPVWSDEMEFRTELDCRVKIRITALLIAGVTLLTRVLQVEGGWRMWFKLLQEQRRKHKEKQKRKLSGTTL, encoded by the coding sequence GTGTGGATTTGGCTTGGAGGAATCGGTTTATTGTTCGCATTGCTGATTGCCGCAGTCCTCATCTCAAATGTTCATGTACATTTTACATTCAGTAAACATAAAAGTGATGATTACGCCAATATTAATGTTCGTCTTCTCTATGGAATCGTGCGGATTAACTATGAGATCCCGAGTATTGTTTTTCGCAATATGAAGGAAGGTTTTCTGGTCAAGACCGAACAATCCATGAATCACTCCAGAGGAGAAGCCCAGGGAAGTGAGCAAGTTAACAAACGTAAAGTCAAGAAGTGGGCCAAAGATGTAAAGGTTATGCTAAGGGCGACCGATGCGCTCAAGCTGTGGCTCAAGCAAACACTCACACGTGTACATATGACTCAACTTTCCTGGTCTACCCACATCGGTGTTGGCGATGCAGCATACACAGCGGTGCTGACGGGCTGGGTGTGGAGCATCAAGTCCATTATCATTGGTTTTCTCACCTATCAGATCCGTTTCGATGAAACACCCGTGCTTCAAGTTATGCCGGTATGGTCAGACGAAATGGAGTTCAGAACAGAGCTCGATTGCAGAGTGAAAATTCGGATTACAGCCCTTTTGATCGCTGGAGTTACGCTACTCACCCGTGTGCTCCAAGTCGAAGGCGGATGGCGGATGTGGTTCAAACTTCTTCAGGAACAGCGCCGCAAGCATAAGGAGAAGCAAAAGAGGAAGCTTAGTGGGACCACACTATAA
- the scpB gene encoding SMC-Scp complex subunit ScpB, which translates to MDFRKLKSIIEGLLFLSGEEGLSIKQIAEIVDQRVELVTDAIEEMIGEFLQQGRGVQILKIAGVVQLGTLPEHAVYFEKLAYSPARTSLSQAALETLAIVAYRQPITRVEIEEIRGVKSERAIHTLVNKDLIIEVGRAEAIGRPILYGTTKSFLDYFGLASIKDLPEPGLFEDSENLEEETQLLFNKLDLQQLEPESADPADDANHIDSDDDNTDSSL; encoded by the coding sequence ATGGATTTTCGGAAATTGAAATCGATTATTGAAGGCCTGCTGTTTTTGTCCGGAGAAGAAGGTCTGAGTATCAAACAAATTGCCGAGATCGTCGACCAGCGAGTGGAGCTTGTAACGGACGCGATTGAGGAGATGATTGGTGAATTTTTACAGCAGGGACGAGGTGTACAGATTCTCAAAATCGCTGGTGTAGTCCAGCTAGGAACTTTGCCTGAGCATGCTGTGTATTTCGAGAAACTCGCGTACTCTCCTGCACGAACTTCCTTATCCCAGGCGGCTCTGGAGACACTGGCCATCGTGGCGTATCGGCAGCCGATTACACGGGTTGAGATTGAGGAAATCCGCGGTGTGAAATCAGAGCGGGCTATTCATACACTTGTGAATAAGGATCTGATTATTGAAGTAGGACGAGCCGAGGCGATCGGACGACCAATTCTGTACGGAACGACCAAGTCATTCCTGGATTATTTTGGACTGGCTTCAATTAAAGACCTTCCGGAACCAGGCTTGTTCGAAGATTCGGAAAACCTGGAGGAAGAGACACAACTGTTATTCAACAAACTGGATTTGCAACAACTGGAACCGGAAAGTGCTGATCCGGCAGATGATGCAAATCATATCGACAGCGATGACGATAATACGGATTCTTCACTTTAA
- a CDS encoding segregation/condensation protein A — protein MTVVTYKLETFEGPLDLLLHLIDKAEIHIQDIPISDITDQYMAYLHSMQELELDITSEFLVMAATLLSIKSKLLLPKPPVIEDFEDYDYMEEEDYDPRAELIARLIEYRKYKGIARHLHEREWERSLIFSKEPEDLRPYMPVEAPSNPVEGLHTSDLIAAFQKALRKAEKRTTVTRIKRDEISVKDRIRDVIGALESMGPGGRLLFSKLMDEHIYRHEIVVTFLAVLELMKMKQIVCYQERMFEDIVMEWRGETKNHGFSEIEIDY, from the coding sequence GTGACGGTAGTTACATACAAACTGGAGACTTTTGAAGGGCCTTTGGATCTGCTGCTTCATCTGATTGATAAGGCTGAAATTCATATCCAGGATATTCCCATCAGCGATATTACCGATCAATACATGGCGTATCTGCATTCGATGCAGGAACTGGAACTGGATATTACGAGTGAATTTCTGGTCATGGCAGCAACACTGCTGTCGATCAAGAGCAAACTTTTATTGCCAAAACCACCGGTAATTGAGGATTTCGAGGATTATGATTATATGGAAGAAGAAGATTATGATCCACGTGCAGAGTTGATCGCACGTCTGATAGAATATCGCAAGTACAAGGGGATTGCGCGTCATCTTCATGAACGGGAGTGGGAACGCAGCCTTATTTTTTCCAAAGAGCCCGAGGATCTGCGCCCTTATATGCCTGTAGAAGCCCCTTCGAACCCAGTTGAGGGATTACACACCTCTGACCTGATTGCTGCATTTCAGAAGGCGCTACGCAAGGCTGAGAAGCGTACAACCGTAACCCGGATCAAACGGGATGAAATATCGGTTAAGGACCGGATACGGGATGTCATCGGCGCTTTGGAAAGTATGGGGCCGGGAGGCAGACTTTTGTTCTCCAAGTTGATGGATGAGCATATCTATCGCCATGAGATTGTCGTGACTTTCTTGGCGGTGCTGGAACTGATGAAGATGAAGCAGATTGTCTGTTATCAGGAGCGGATGTTTGAGGATATCGTTATGGAGTGGAGAGGGGAAACAAAGAATCATGGATTTTCGGAAATTGAAATCGATTATTGA
- the ribE gene encoding 6,7-dimethyl-8-ribityllumazine synthase, with translation MPQFFEGHLVSEGSRYGVVVGRFNEFITSKLLSAALDAFKRHGVQDDEVDVAWVPGAFEIPLIAQKMAESGKYDAVITLGTVIRGSTTHYDYVCNEMAKGVAAINLKTGVPTIFGLVTTENIEQAIERAGTKAGNKGWDAATAAIEMANLTKQLK, from the coding sequence ATGCCACAATTTTTTGAAGGACATTTAGTATCAGAAGGATCAAGATATGGAGTTGTTGTTGGACGTTTCAACGAATTCATCACGAGCAAATTGCTTAGCGCAGCACTTGATGCATTCAAACGTCACGGCGTGCAGGATGATGAAGTGGATGTAGCCTGGGTTCCAGGTGCATTCGAAATCCCTTTGATTGCGCAGAAAATGGCAGAGAGCGGCAAGTATGATGCAGTGATTACTCTGGGAACTGTTATTCGTGGATCAACTACTCATTACGATTATGTGTGCAACGAGATGGCTAAAGGGGTAGCAGCAATTAACCTGAAAACAGGCGTGCCTACGATCTTCGGTCTGGTTACAACTGAAAATATTGAACAAGCAATTGAACGTGCCGGAACCAAGGCGGGTAACAAAGGTTGGGATGCAGCTACGGCGGCAATTGAGATGGCAAACTTGACGAAACAGCTAAAATAG